cccATCAGCATGCTAcaagcacaaaaatgacaattaaaaacaaatttgttaTCAGTTATTGTGGTATGATGACGCCACCAAACAACCTTATCATACAGATCTGCTGATGACAGAGCAACTTTACACTTCACTTTCCAGTCCGACCTTGAATCCAGTCAGGTACAAATGCAGatcttctgtttttaaactgagaAACTGCAGTaacataaaaaaggaaacagactCCTGTATTTTCTCACCTGTTTCTCCAGGAAATGTGCCACCCTGGTCCGCTGCTCTTTAGGAATTGTGGGCAGCACCTTGTCCGCCATTTGAAAGTCCCTCCTCATTACGGCAGTCTGGTACTCCAGGACGGAGACCAGCAGCGAGTAGCTGACAATGTTGAGCTCTTTGTCTCCCAGGTAGAGACGGTCATCTTTTGGTATGTAGCCCAGCAGGTACATGGTTCTGCAGGGAAAGAAGGCAGTGATCAAGTAAACTCTTATAGctaagctgctgtttttctggaATTTCAACTTGAAGTTTACACATTTCTTCAGAGAAATACACAAGCCAAACCATTTGTATTTGTACCTGTCAAGGTGAGCGATAGTGACAATCTCTCCTCCTACATAGTAGTTGAGCCTGTTCACAGAGCTGGTGTAGATGAAGCAGTCCCCTACCCACAGCCCGGTCTTTACAATCTCCTGGATCTCTCCCTGGACCTGGACATAAGAAACAAGGACACAGAAGTGAGACATGTAAAGTATAGTTTTTAAGTGAAGAACACTCCTCCGTAACACACATTAAGATTAAGAAGACATTTTTGTatagaaagttaaaaaaggaaatataaaaaatcCTCTCCTATCAAAGGATGTGGAGGCGTCCCTACTCTCACACCCACCTCAAAGGCATCTTCAATACCATCCTCAGTCACTCCTTCATTGTTCTCTTGAGAGGCAGCTACTTTATCTGCCATATAACGCAGAATGAAGAAGGACTCCTCAGTAGCGATGCAGACCAGTTCACCAGAGTCTGACCAGAAGATCTGGCAAAATCAACAAGAGGGAAAAACAGTAAAGGAGAGAATGTGAGTTAGTAAAATTACTGGAGAACAGACTCAAACACgttaaaacaaaaagtaagCCAGTCTTACGTGTTTGGGCTGGATCTCGATGCGACGGATCAGCTCTGTGTTCTCCCAGTCATAAAACGCCAGGCCATTCACTGACCTCACCCCAAGCAAGAAACCTCCATAGATTCCTGTAGGGAAGAGGAACACACCAAGTGAGCAATACAGTGGGAACTTTTCACTTCCAAAATCAGAAGTCTTCTACACAACAATGTTCACGTTACCTTCAGCTCCAAAGTCGGGCTTAAAAGATTTCTTTTCCTTGAAGTTTTTGAAGATTTTGACGATACTGTTGCTTTCTCTGATGGCATATCTGTTATAAAAGAGGAGTGCATCAGTAAAATATCAGCTCTCTGAGGGTATAGAGCAGGGAATTACCTCATCGATTACAAATGTCACACTTACTCAGATGAGTCATGTGCCCAGACAAACTCCTGCGCTGAGCCGAAGCTCTTGTTCCTCAAAGCCATTGCAGTATAGATGATATATTCTCCATCTCCGCACACCACAACAAACCtggtgcacaaaaaaaaagcccaaaattAGTGACGGAAATAAGATTGAAAATGAATCTCTAATCTGGCTACTGGAGACAGTCATGAGGACCTGGGCTGAGTGTATGCATACCTTCCATTCGGGTTATGCTGGATGGTTTGAGGGTAAATCTCACAGCTGCCCATGTCTTTGACAGCCAGTGGCagcctctctccatccttgATCTCAGCGTCACCCATTGCCTTCAGATTGGCTTGCTGTACTTCACTGTGTTTGGCCCAGATGATCTTTCCGTTAGTGTCCATAGACATGGCCGGCTCCTCCCGACCCACCTACACAGAACAGGGATGGAAAGCAAAGCAGAAAGATggaaagtgaaataaattatGGAAATTCTGCAAAGCTAAATACTTGCAAATCTCAAATGTCACTTCttctaataaaaatgtatttttaaatgttgcactTTCTTTGGCTCACCTTGATAATGATGCTGCCTTCATCATAGCCCAACGCCACATTGTTGGAGCCCCTGAGGCCGCACACGCACCACACTCTCTCCATGCCATAGTTCAGAGTGCTCTCCAGGCGGTAAGTGCTCGAGTGCCAGATCCGCACCGTACCTACAAAGGGAGGAGGTAATGTTGTATGAAGTCATAACAAATGAGGCCACAAGATGGTATGCTTTTGTACTGAGATATAAGGAGGAGTTGGATTACTGCTCACCATCCTCTGATCCAGTGATGATGATGGGCAGCTCTGGGTGGAAGCTAACACAAGAGACGTTCTGGGCGTGGCCCTCCAGAGTCTGAACACAGGTCTTATTCTACAACACGCAGGGGAAGACGGGAGAAACATTTATGGATCCTCACAAAGACAATGCAGCCGATCAGTAAGGAAAACATACATTCTTTCAAGAACTATCAACTCTTGAGTAGGCTATAATCACCTCATGAAACATAATGTAACTAAGTGACTAATGTTCAGCATGAAATTAGTCTGTGCACTGCTTGAGTGCTTGTTCGTTCCATTGCTTACTCTCACCTTTACCTGAGGGAAATTAATGGAAACATTTCTAACCTGGTAGTCCCAGATCTTGACTTGTCGGTCATCAGCCCCTGAGATGAGGTACGGCTTGTCTCCTCCACTGTAGTAGTCAATACAATTGACTCCTTTCTCGTGACCCTCCAAAGTGAAATTAGGAGACGAAGAGCCTAGCTGCCAAACCTGAAACAGGACACGtttaaattatatatacatgtgtgaagcaaacatttaaaaataactatAGTCATTAAACAAGCCGCAGTACTGCACTGCAGTGAGATCTGGGTGCCCCCTCAGTACTCTGCCAATAATGAGATAAAAATAGCAGCTGTAAAAGGTGACAAGTGCCAAAGCAAGCTGTCTATACCTTAATCGTCCTGTCCAGGGAGGCACTGGCAAACTGATTGTTGTCCTTGGGGTTGATGACAATCTGCATGACATAGTGAGTGTGACCCTCAAACACCTGGCTGCACGACCACTTCTTCTCCCAGTCCCACAGTTTGATCAACATGTCATCTGCGCAGAAACAGAAACCATTCAGATGCACTTGAGGACACCAGTATAAAGACACACTTGAGTTCTGTGACGGATAAATGAGAAAAGCCTGTATGGTATGTTCACCGATGAAAATATCATAAGTTTGCTAGCGTACCACTGCTGGTGAGGATGTAGGGCTGGGTTGGATGGACAGCGATGCAACGGATGTAGTCAGAGTGGGCCTCAAACATGTGGACTCGCTCCAAGGTGTTGTAGTTGAACACACGGATCTGCATGTCATCCTGCgccaggagaaaaacagtttgaatatGAGACAAAAGCGTGCATATCTACACAGCATATAAAACAACCCAAATTAACATCATACTTTCTTTATACTGATGGTGTTATGGATGACAAGTGACAGAATTGTGTCCTAACAAAAACAAGTGGATGTAGCTCACCGCTCCAGTGATGACCCAGTTCTTCCTTGCCACAAACTTAGAGGCTCTGACAGGGAGGTCACACACTTCGAAGGTCTTGACGAGAGTCTGGAAAAAGAGAACAGTGGTTCTGGCTTTCTGCATCATCACTGCTATTACATGCTCATCAAGTAAATCTTAGATCAAACATGGACTTTTTACCAATCAGTCTATATTGTACAGTGTAGCTTTGTATAGGTGAATCATTGATCTGTACCTGTGTTTCGTGGTTCCAAACACAGACGCTGCCGTTGTACAGACTGGCCAGC
Above is a window of Acanthopagrus latus isolate v.2019 chromosome 21, fAcaLat1.1, whole genome shotgun sequence DNA encoding:
- the copb2 gene encoding coatomer subunit beta', which gives rise to MPLRLDIKRRLTARSDRVKSVDLHPTEPWMLASLYNGSVCVWNHETQTLVKTFEVCDLPVRASKFVARKNWVITGADDMQIRVFNYNTLERVHMFEAHSDYIRCIAVHPTQPYILTSSDDMLIKLWDWEKKWSCSQVFEGHTHYVMQIVINPKDNNQFASASLDRTIKVWQLGSSSPNFTLEGHEKGVNCIDYYSGGDKPYLISGADDRQVKIWDYQNKTCVQTLEGHAQNVSCVSFHPELPIIITGSEDGTVRIWHSSTYRLESTLNYGMERVWCVCGLRGSNNVALGYDEGSIIIKVGREEPAMSMDTNGKIIWAKHSEVQQANLKAMGDAEIKDGERLPLAVKDMGSCEIYPQTIQHNPNGRFVVVCGDGEYIIYTAMALRNKSFGSAQEFVWAHDSSEYAIRESNSIVKIFKNFKEKKSFKPDFGAEGIYGGFLLGVRSVNGLAFYDWENTELIRRIEIQPKHIFWSDSGELVCIATEESFFILRYMADKVAASQENNEGVTEDGIEDAFEVQGEIQEIVKTGLWVGDCFIYTSSVNRLNYYVGGEIVTIAHLDRTMYLLGYIPKDDRLYLGDKELNIVSYSLLVSVLEYQTAVMRRDFQMADKVLPTIPKEQRTRVAHFLEKQGFKQQALAVSTDPEHRFELALQLGELKIAYQLAVEAESEQKWKQLAELAISKCQFGLAQECLHHAQDYGGLLLLATASGNATMVGKLAEGAERDGKNNVAFMTYFLQGKLDQCLELLIKTNRLPEAAFLARTYLPSQVSRVVKLWRENLAKINQKAADSLADPTEYENLFPGLKEAFAAEHYLRESCLGTTRPATDYPLVTLNEDRNILEEAQGYEPKGTFIPHVSKTQDSEESVAPTSVTAAAVTSATPEPAAPTAVDKEEEEEEEEEEPEISQKDKVLDELEVDLDNMELDDIDTTDVNLDDDFLDD